One Mucilaginibacter ginkgonis genomic region harbors:
- a CDS encoding SusC/RagA family TonB-linked outer membrane protein, which translates to MNKKITHDLLKTFYSSILLFSFLIIALPFTARSADKTLNKIDAPVTVTGTVTDENNQPLPGVTVRVKNTSSGTATNNNGKYSIQAEESSTLVFSFVGYNMQEVKLNGLTLVNVSLKPSANVLNEVVAIGYQTVRKSDVTGAISSVKASELNLSAPTLGQALVGKVAGMQISQTDGAPYQGTKIRVRGIGSFNASSDPLYVIDGYPAGNDVFINPDDIETIDILKDAASAAIYGSRASGGVVIITTKRGKEGKGKFEYDVQTGVNQLAHKVKLLDADGFAQLVIDGRNNTYHDLWVNSGKTWNDAMYSDLNATRIANVGNAASVSIPTDIYNFSSQSLIHQTINTDWQNELYHNAFFQKHNLSFSGASKDIRYYVSGAYQNQDGIIRSSGQERYNFRTNVDGDVSKRLHVGVNLSYTQNYNREIQEGRFDHGPILGALIYMPYFPAYNADGSLATNAAAAQSATYGYQSIENPVALAERTKITRKGYRSTYNANAVYKIWDGLSAKVNLGTQTYNEKYDYYLPTSLSSGAFPPGSVQSIAAATATAQTISQLDQLGEFTLNYNKQFGKHHIDALAGYTAQKTSSDLISVTAKGFQNDNIPEITAKGADPSLFTLNSNTGKSVYTLLSYLGRVNYNFDNKYFLTGSFRADGSSRFGPKNKYGYFPSVAAGWNISQEPFYNNLLGEQSTLKLRASWGLSGNYNIGNYNTQQTLANPTGVVFGNNTIVTATYPAGIKDEALSWESTSQYNFGTDIGLLKGRLNIILNYYLSYSYNLLYNQPISAISGSTTILTNLRDSRIRNTGIDLQLDGKVIRSQDFNLGLSGNISVNRNKVVKLAANNTIIINGAERSYLTSITQEGQPVGMFYGLKVGGHVTADNLGKVAPSASSTNPLKIGDIYFVDTNGDGVVNDADKTVIGTPYPKFTYGFALNTNYKKVDFSASFNGSYGNQVLDGQDYYLYNGEGSGNQYADVADRYRDVNNPGNGTSLYRASRGGTQSNSTRLSTVYLQSGSFLRCTNLTLGYSIPTLLKTSLGISNARIFASVVNVFTITKYKGYNPEVDYNYSSGASNSTQPANLAPGIDYGVYPLVRSYNLGINVTF; encoded by the coding sequence ATGAATAAAAAGATTACTCATGATCTTTTGAAAACGTTTTACTCATCAATCCTTCTTTTTTCTTTTCTGATCATTGCTTTGCCTTTTACGGCAAGATCTGCTGATAAAACATTAAATAAGATCGACGCACCGGTAACTGTCACCGGTACCGTTACTGATGAAAATAATCAGCCACTTCCCGGCGTAACTGTGAGAGTGAAAAACACTTCCAGCGGGACAGCCACTAACAACAATGGTAAATATTCTATTCAGGCGGAAGAGAGTTCTACGCTTGTTTTCAGCTTTGTCGGATACAATATGCAGGAAGTTAAACTTAATGGGTTGACATTGGTAAACGTCTCACTCAAACCATCTGCTAATGTATTGAATGAGGTCGTAGCAATAGGTTACCAGACCGTACGAAAAAGCGATGTTACCGGCGCAATATCAAGCGTGAAGGCGAGCGAGCTCAACTTATCTGCACCTACTCTGGGGCAAGCCCTGGTTGGAAAAGTTGCCGGTATGCAGATATCTCAAACAGATGGGGCACCTTACCAAGGTACTAAGATAAGGGTGCGGGGTATCGGATCGTTCAACGCCAGTTCAGATCCTTTATATGTGATCGATGGTTACCCTGCCGGTAATGATGTTTTTATCAACCCGGATGATATCGAAACTATAGACATTTTAAAAGATGCCGCATCGGCTGCTATTTATGGTTCACGCGCTTCAGGTGGGGTAGTTATAATAACTACCAAACGTGGTAAAGAAGGAAAGGGTAAATTTGAGTACGATGTGCAGACAGGAGTAAACCAGTTAGCACATAAAGTAAAATTGCTTGATGCCGACGGGTTTGCCCAGTTAGTTATAGATGGCCGTAACAATACGTATCACGACCTGTGGGTTAACAGCGGCAAGACATGGAATGATGCCATGTATTCAGATCTAAACGCAACGCGTATTGCCAATGTGGGTAATGCTGCTAGCGTAAGTATCCCCACTGATATCTATAATTTTTCAAGCCAATCGCTCATACACCAAACTATCAATACAGACTGGCAGAATGAGCTTTATCATAACGCCTTTTTTCAAAAACACAACCTGTCTTTTTCTGGAGCTTCTAAAGATATCCGCTACTATGTTAGTGGTGCCTACCAAAACCAAGATGGTATTATCCGCTCGAGCGGTCAGGAACGTTATAACTTCCGTACAAATGTCGATGGCGACGTGAGTAAGCGTTTGCATGTAGGCGTAAATCTTTCCTACACGCAAAATTATAACCGGGAAATACAGGAAGGACGTTTTGACCACGGGCCTATTTTGGGTGCATTAATATATATGCCGTACTTTCCTGCGTACAATGCAGATGGCTCTTTAGCAACAAATGCTGCAGCCGCACAGTCAGCAACTTATGGATATCAGTCAATAGAAAATCCGGTAGCCTTGGCAGAACGCACAAAAATTACCCGTAAAGGTTACCGTAGTACTTATAATGCTAACGCAGTATATAAAATTTGGGATGGTCTAAGCGCGAAAGTAAATCTGGGAACCCAGACATATAATGAGAAATATGACTACTATCTGCCCACCAGTTTAAGCAGTGGTGCCTTCCCTCCCGGTTCCGTTCAGTCTATCGCAGCAGCTACTGCAACAGCACAAACCATATCGCAGCTGGACCAATTAGGTGAATTTACCCTGAATTATAACAAACAATTCGGTAAACATCATATAGACGCGCTGGCGGGATATACAGCCCAGAAAACCAGTAGCGATCTGATCAGCGTAACAGCAAAGGGTTTTCAAAATGATAATATTCCGGAAATTACCGCTAAAGGTGCAGATCCAAGCCTTTTCACCCTTAACTCCAATACAGGGAAATCTGTTTATACCTTGTTATCTTATTTAGGTCGTGTCAATTATAATTTTGATAATAAATATTTTCTAACGGGCTCTTTCAGGGCTGACGGATCATCGAGATTTGGACCAAAAAACAAATATGGCTACTTCCCATCTGTGGCTGCCGGCTGGAATATCTCGCAGGAGCCATTTTATAACAATTTATTAGGTGAGCAATCTACTCTTAAATTAAGGGCAAGCTGGGGGCTAAGCGGCAATTATAATATCGGAAATTATAATACCCAGCAAACCCTGGCTAATCCAACCGGAGTGGTATTTGGTAATAATACCATTGTAACGGCGACTTATCCAGCTGGTATAAAAGATGAAGCCCTGAGTTGGGAGTCAACTTCGCAATATAATTTTGGTACAGACATAGGCTTACTTAAAGGCCGGTTGAATATAATACTTAACTATTATCTAAGTTATTCTTATAACCTGTTATACAACCAGCCGATCTCTGCAATTTCAGGCAGCACAACTATCCTAACCAACCTGCGGGATTCAAGGATAAGAAATACCGGGATAGATCTCCAGTTAGACGGTAAAGTAATAAGGTCACAAGATTTCAATCTTGGTTTGAGCGGAAATATATCTGTCAACCGTAATAAGGTAGTTAAACTGGCGGCCAATAACACCATTATTATCAATGGTGCAGAGCGTTCATATTTAACTAGTATCACCCAAGAAGGCCAACCGGTTGGTATGTTCTACGGACTTAAAGTTGGCGGGCATGTCACTGCCGATAATTTGGGGAAAGTTGCTCCGTCCGCATCTTCTACCAACCCGCTTAAGATCGGCGATATTTACTTCGTTGATACTAATGGCGATGGCGTAGTAAACGATGCCGATAAAACGGTTATCGGTACCCCATATCCAAAATTCACTTACGGTTTTGCGCTGAATACCAATTACAAAAAAGTTGATTTTTCGGCTTCTTTTAATGGTTCATATGGTAACCAGGTATTGGACGGACAAGACTATTACCTTTATAATGGCGAAGGATCTGGTAACCAATATGCTGACGTAGCTGATCGTTACCGTGACGTCAACAATCCCGGTAATGGTACCTCTTTATATCGTGCATCTCGTGGCGGTACGCAAAGCAACAGTACCCGCTTATCTACGGTTTATTTGCAAAGCGGGTCTTTCTTACGTTGTACAAACCTAACGCTGGGTTACAGCATCCCAACCTTATTAAAAACAAGTCTCGGAATCAGCAATGCGCGCATTTTTGCCAGCGTAGTTAATGTTTTTACTATCACCAAATACAAAGGCTATAACCCTGAGGTAGATTACAACTATTCGAGCGGCGCATCAAACAGCACCCAACCGGCCAACCTGGCGCCTGGTATCGACTATGGCGTGTATCCGTTAGTACGGTCATATAACCTTGGTATAAATGTTACCTTTTAA
- a CDS encoding RagB/SusD family nutrient uptake outer membrane protein — protein MKKKFITIISLAVLLLIGTACKKSFLEQSDPNNISIAANFQSSNDILLAVNGIYQSLRSGNNIGEDSGLWTDERSDDTGRNDNQSNAGEPFQFNNFSLIPSNTYLKSHWVSLYGTITRANVVLSNIDNVPFSDPNLKLQYAAEAKFLRALMYFHLVRLWGDVPLVTKQLSSTEVGAYTFREKQATVYSQIVADLTDVINSSPLPNLQSGGNIGRASKAAANALLGQVYLTMATTQDQANRTANLNNAKTYLMNAYNMRTFGALSSIPYTDVFDVNKKSTCPELIFQIVNKQGDVTYSSDIAANNQAKGETINSLKASSGVGGNVTHDLINEYEANDPRMGFSVKFANDPIVKDWFITKFRDASSAASNLGYGGNDWNLIRYADVILMLAEVNMYLGDNTTAISYLDQVRVRAGMPTYAVSLTNSTYATKFPTLKLAILHERRVELAFEHHRWFDLLRTFTTDELVSYLRAKPQADFGAAQLSNVTTKDRYYPIPFDEYKLDPVKMYQNPGY, from the coding sequence ATGAAAAAGAAATTCATAACCATTATAAGTCTTGCAGTATTGCTGTTAATTGGTACTGCCTGTAAAAAAAGTTTCCTTGAACAAAGTGACCCTAACAATATTTCTATTGCCGCTAACTTTCAATCTTCAAATGATATTTTGCTTGCGGTAAACGGTATTTATCAATCGTTACGAAGCGGCAATAATATTGGAGAAGACAGTGGCCTTTGGACGGATGAAAGATCTGACGATACCGGCCGTAACGACAATCAGTCTAATGCCGGAGAGCCTTTTCAGTTCAACAACTTTTCGTTGATACCGAGCAATACCTATCTTAAATCACATTGGGTTTCTTTATACGGAACTATTACCCGCGCCAACGTGGTGCTGTCCAATATTGACAATGTACCCTTTAGTGATCCTAACCTTAAATTGCAATATGCGGCAGAAGCTAAGTTTTTGCGTGCATTGATGTATTTTCATTTGGTAAGATTATGGGGAGACGTGCCATTAGTTACAAAACAGCTAAGCTCTACAGAAGTAGGCGCCTATACATTCAGGGAAAAACAAGCCACAGTTTATAGCCAGATAGTTGCTGACCTTACTGACGTGATAAACAGCAGCCCTTTACCTAATTTGCAATCAGGCGGAAATATCGGCCGCGCTTCTAAGGCTGCTGCCAATGCTCTGCTGGGACAGGTGTATCTTACAATGGCCACCACCCAAGACCAGGCAAACCGTACTGCAAACCTGAATAATGCAAAAACCTATTTGATGAATGCTTATAACATGCGGACGTTTGGCGCATTAAGCAGCATTCCATACACGGATGTTTTTGATGTAAATAAAAAATCTACCTGTCCTGAACTGATCTTCCAGATAGTAAATAAGCAGGGAGATGTCACTTACAGTTCTGATATAGCGGCCAACAACCAGGCAAAGGGGGAGACGATTAATTCTCTAAAAGCATCTTCAGGCGTTGGTGGTAATGTGACTCATGATCTGATAAATGAATATGAAGCTAATGATCCGCGAATGGGATTCTCTGTAAAATTTGCGAATGATCCGATCGTTAAAGACTGGTTTATCACAAAATTCAGGGATGCAAGCTCGGCTGCAAGTAATCTGGGTTATGGGGGTAATGACTGGAACCTGATCCGTTATGCAGACGTAATATTGATGCTGGCCGAGGTCAACATGTATCTTGGTGACAACACAACTGCAATATCTTATTTAGACCAGGTACGTGTGCGTGCAGGCATGCCAACTTATGCGGTATCTCTTACCAATAGTACTTATGCAACAAAGTTTCCAACCCTGAAGCTTGCTATACTGCATGAACGCCGTGTGGAACTGGCATTTGAACATCATCGCTGGTTTGACTTGTTGAGAACATTCACGACAGATGAGTTGGTTTCTTATCTAAGAGCTAAACCGCAGGCAGACTTTGGTGCTGCACAGCTTTCAAACGTGACCACGAAGGATCGTTATTATCCGATACCGTTTGACGAATACAAACTTGATCCGGTAAAAATGTATCAAAACCCGGGTTACTAA
- a CDS encoding DUF1003 domain-containing protein: protein MGKSNNWHEDYHNSRGYGQKLADGVANGMGSWKFIIAQTVIVLLWIG from the coding sequence ATGGGAAAATCAAACAACTGGCATGAAGATTACCACAACTCAAGAGGCTACGGTCAAAAACTGGCAGACGGTGTTGCCAATGGAATGGGGTCCTGGAAATTTATTATTGCACAAACAGTAATTGTACTGTTGTGGATAGGCTGA
- a CDS encoding DUF1003 domain-containing protein, whose product MDRLKCNCIVKHWDPYPYRLLNLLFSTQAAYAAPIIMT is encoded by the coding sequence GTGGATAGGCTGAAATGTAATTGCATTGTAAAACATTGGGACCCTTATCCCTATAGACTTCTTAACTTATTATTTTCAACCCAAGCAGCTTATGCCGCTCCTATAATCATGACATGA
- a CDS encoding DUF1003 domain-containing protein, whose product MAQNRQGERDRAQATSDYETNLGAKKEIEELMERLNNIELQKLDKIITLLENMNQD is encoded by the coding sequence ATGGCTCAAAATAGACAAGGTGAGCGTGACAGGGCACAGGCGACGAGTGATTACGAAACCAACCTAGGGGCTAAGAAAGAAATTGAAGAGCTAATGGAACGCCTTAACAACATCGAACTTCAAAAGCTGGACAAAATAATTACCCTTCTTGAAAATATGAACCAGGATTGA